One window of Scheffersomyces stipitis CBS 6054 chromosome 1, whole genome shotgun sequence genomic DNA carries:
- the MET3 gene encoding Sulfate adenylyltransferase (Sulfate adenylate transferase) (SAT) (ATP-sulfurylase) produces MPIPAAHGGVLNDLVIRDAGIRDQLIQEAAGLSALTLTDRQLCDLELILNGGFSPLKGFLNEDDYKSVVSDLRLSSVTDKKSGKGLLWPIPITLDVSPETAAQYKVGDRIVLKDLRDETNLAILTIESIYKPDKKLEAESVFRGDPEHPAIRYLNETAGDVYIGGSLQGLNYPRHYDYVESRKTPTELRAEFQKLGWDDQNIVAFQTRNPMHRAHRELTIRAAKDIGETGHILIHPVVGLTKPGDIDHHTRVKVYTQILKKFPDGLATLSLLPLAMRMGGDREALWHALIRTNYGVDHFIVGRDHAGPGKNSQGVDFYGPYDAQELLANYEDELTIKIVPFRMVTYLPEEDRYAPIDTIDTSKVKTANISGTELRNRLKTGDHIPEWFSYPEVVKILRETNPPRAKQGFAILIDNSSKNGDYLAFALQSTLNQFSGERRITKLSSTHVDDFIINELVKAGSGVLIPTTTGVDSIVKSIGKGNVLTVKSGKDAQIEQGEFALNGSDLSVVIKEIVEYLHQQGFY; encoded by the coding sequence ATGCCTATTCCTGCTGCCCACGGTGGTGTATTGAACGACTTGGTCATTCGTGACGCTGGTATCAGAGATCAGTTAATTCAGGAAGCTGCTGGGCTTTCTGCTTTGACTTTAACTGATAGACAGCTCTGCGACTTGGAATTGATCTTGAACGGTGGATTCTCTCCTTTGAAAGGTTTCTTGAACGAAGACGACTACAAGTCGGTGGTTTCTGACTTGAGATTATCTTCCGTAACCGACAAGAAATCCGGCAAGGGTTTGTTGTGGCCAATTCCTATCACATTGGACGTTTCTCCAGAGACCGCTGCTCAGTACAAGGTTGGTGATAGAATCGTGTTGAAAGACTTGAGAGACGAAACAAATCTCGCTATTTTGACCATTGAATCGATCTATAAGCCCGATAAGAAGCTCGAAGCAGAAAGTGTCTTCAGAGGTGACCCAGAACACCCAGCCATCAGATATTTGAACGAAACTGCTGGCGACGTCTACATTGGTGGTTCTCTCCAGGGTTTGAACTACCCAAGACACTATGACTATGTCGAATCGAGAAAGACTCCTACTGAACTCAGAGCTgagttccagaagttggGCTGGGACGACCAGAACATCGTTGCTTTCCAAACTAGAAACCCTATGCACAGAGCTCACAGAGAATTGACCATTAGAGCTGCTAAGGATATCGGTGAAACTGGCCACATCTTGATCCACCCAGTTGTTGGTTTGACCAAGCCAGGTGATATTGACCACCACACCAGAGTCAAGGTGTACACccaaatcttgaagaagttcccTGATGGTTTGGCCACATTGTCACTCTTGCCTCTTGCCATGAGAATGGGTGGAGATAGAGAAGCCTTGTGGCACGCTTTGATCAGAACCAACTACGGTGTTGACCACTTCATTGTCGGTAGAGATCATGCTGGTCCCGGTAAGAACTCGCAGGGTGTCGACTTCTACGGTCCTTACGATGCCCAAGAGTTGTTAGCCAACTACGAAGATGAGTTGACTATCAAGATCGTTCCTTTCAGAATGGTCACTTACTTGCCAGAAGAGGACAGATACGCTCCTATTGACACAATTGACACCTCCAAGGTGAAAACGGCCAACATTTCTGGTACTGAGTTGAGAAACAGATTGAAGACTGGTGACCATATTCCTGAATGGTTCTCGTATCCAGAAGTAGTCAAGATCTTGAGAGAAACCAACCCTCCTAGAGCCAAGCAGGGTTTTGCAATCCTCATTGACAACTCCAGCAAGAACGGTGACTACCTTGCATTCGCCTTGCAATCCACCTTGAACCAGTTCTCCGGTGAACGTCGTATCACCAAGTTGAGCTCGACTCACGTCGATGACTTCATCATCAATGAGTTGGTCAAGGCTGGTTCCGGAGTTCTCATTCCAACCACTACTGGAGTCGACTCCATTGTCAAGTCTATTGGAAAGGGTAACGTCTTGACTGTCAAGTCTGGCAAAGATGCCCAAATTGAGCAAGGTGAATTTGCTTTGAACGGGAGCGATTTGTCCGTCGTCATCAAGGAAATCGTTGAGTACTTGCACCAACAAGGTTTCTACTAA
- the GND1 gene encoding 6-phosphogluconate dehydrogenase: protein MTARLAQLSAHLSPTNTLPSGDIGLIGLAVMGQNLILNAADHGFTVVAYNRTVAKVDEFLANEAKGKSIIGARSIEELVANLKRPRRIILLVKAGKPVDAFIEQLLPHLEKGDIIIDGGNSHFPDSNRRYEELNDKGILFVGSGVSGGEEGARNGPSLMPGGHKDAWPHIKDIFQSIAAKSDGEPCCDWVGDAGSGHYVKMVHNGIEYGDMQLICEAYDLLKRVGKFTDKEIGDVFTQWNKGVLDSFLIEITRDILYFNDPTDGTPLLEKILDSAGQKGTGKWTAINALDLGMPVTLIGEAVFSRCLSALKDERVRASTVLEGPTVSGESPITDRKQFVDDLEQALYASKIISYAQGFMLINEAAKEYGWKLNNPAIALMWRGGCIIRSVFLGEITAAYKENPDLENLLFHPFFKNAITKAQSGWRSSIAKAVQYGVPVPAFTTALSFYDGYRSAMLPANLLQAQRDYFGAHTFKVLPGKENDFLKGDWIHVNWTGKGGNVSASTYDA from the coding sequence ATGACCGCTAGACTCGCACAGCTTTCAGCCCATCTCAGTCCTACTAACACTCTTCCCAGTGGTGATATCGGTTTGATCGGTTTGGCCGTCATGGGTCAAAACTTGATCCTCAATGCTGCCGACCACGGCTTCACTGTTGTTGCCTACAACAGAACCGTGGCCAAGGTCGATGAGTTCCTTGCTAACGAAGCCAAGGGCAAGTCCATTATCGGTGCCCGTTCCATCGAAGAATTGGttgccaacttgaagagaccaagaagaatcatcTTGTTGGTCAAGGCCGGTAAGCCTGTTGACGCCTTCATTGAGCAATTGTTGCCACACTTGGAAAAGGGTGACATCATCATTGACGGTGGTAACTCGCACTTCCCAGATTCCAACCGTCGTtacgaagaattgaacgACAAGGGTATTCTCTTCGTCGGTTCCGGTGTCTCTGGTGGTGAAGAAGGTGCCCGTAACGGTCCTTCTTTGATGCCTGGTGGTCACAAGGACGCTTGGCCACACATCAAGGACATCTTCCAGTCCATCGCCGCCAAGTCCGACGGTGAGCCATGTTGTGACTGGGTTGGTGATGCCGGTTCCGGTCATTACGTCAAGATGGTCCACAACGGTATCGAATACGGTGACATGCAATTGATCTGTGAAGCCTATGACTTGTTAAAGAGAGTTGGTAAGTTCACCGACAAGGAAATCGGTGATGTCTTCACTCAATGGAACAAGGGTGTTTTGGACTCCTTCTTGATTGAAATCACCAGAGACATTCTTTACTTCAACGACCCTACCGACGGCACTCctttgttggaaaagatcTTGGATTCTGCTGGTCAAAAGGGTACTGGTAAGTGGACTGCCATCAACGCCCTTGACTTGGGTATGCCAGTTACTTTGATTGGTGAAGCTGTCTTCTCCAGATGTCTTTCTGCCTTGAAGGATGAAAGAGTTAGAGCTTCTACTGTCTTGGAAGGTCCAACTGTTTCCGGTGAATCCCCAATCACCGACAGAAAGCAGTTCGTTGACGACTTGGAACAAGCCTTGTACGCCTCCAAGATCATCTCCTACGCTCAAGGTTTCATGTTGATCAACGAAGCCGCTAAGGAATACGGCTGGAAATTGAACAACCCTGCTATCGCCTTGATGTGGAGAGGTGGTTGTATCATCAGATCTGTTTTCTTGGGAGAAATCACCGCTGCCTACAAGGAAAACCCagacttggaaaacttgttgttccacccattcttcaagaatgccATCACCAAGGCCCAATCCGGCTGGAGATCATCCATTGCTAAGGCTGTTCAGTACGGTGTTCCAGTTCCAGCTTTCACCACCGCTTTGTCCTTCTACGATGGTTACAGATCGGCCATGTTGCCTGCTAACTTGTTGCAAGCCCAAAGAGACTACTTTGGTGCCCACACCTTCAAGGTCTTGCCAGGTAAGGAAAACGACTTCCTTAAGGGTGACTGGATCCACGTCAACTGGACCGGTAAGGGTGGTAACGTGTCTGCCTCTACTTATGATGCTTAA
- the RTA1.2 gene encoding putative transporter or flippase transmembrane protein: MDEWKAFNYIPMLSVNIQFAAVFAVFLAVQVLYSWHLHTKYSSSLGKTKLKRFHLMMIPFSIGMALEVVGFAGRIINHYDLQSLAGFIIQAVCILLGPTFMAATIYMSFGEIVKTLDASHHSVVPIAKLTKIFVGGDLLSLTLQSTGGSLTTNDSKMLYNIGEKIILGGLFVQLIFFGVFVLCVLSFYVKCSNSPTKSAAMNSARSSIIQNWKIHVISLVVASLLILGRSVYRVIEFLQGANGILISDEKYLFLLDSHLVASAALHMIVFYTPSMLCYTEKENMKSSTIRTDQKFSVPETEPVSV, encoded by the coding sequence ATGGATGAGTGGAAAGCTTTCAATTACATTCCCATGCTTTCAGTGAATATTCAATTCGCAGCAGTGTTTGCAGTCTTCTTGGCCGTTCAAGTCCTTTACAGCTGGCATCTCCATACAAAGTACTCTTCCAGCTTGGGGAAGACTAAACTCAAAAGGTTCCATCTCATGATGattccattttcaattgGAATGGCTCTCGAAGTTGTAGGCTTCGCTGGAAGAATCATTAACCATTACGATTTGCAATCTTTAGCAGGATTTATTATTCAAGCTGTTTGCATACTTCTTGGACCTACGTTCATGGCAGCAACGATTTACATGCTGTTTGGAGAAATCGTGAAGACCTTAGATGCGAGCCATCATTCAGTTGTTCCAATTGCGAAACTCACCAAGATATTCGTTGGTGGAGATTTATTATCGTTGACATTACAGAGCACAGGTGGCTCCCTCACCACTAATGACCTGAAGATGCTCTACAATATAGGCGAAAAGATAATTCTAGGAGGCTTGTTTGTTCAATTGATCTTTTTTGGCGTTTTTGTTCTCTGTGTTTTGCTGTTCTATGTTAAATGCTCCAATTCCCCAACCAAGAGTGCTGCCATGAATTCTGCTCGTTCGAGCATTATtcaaaattggaaaatcCACGTCATTCTGTTGGTCGTAGCCTCGCTACTCATTCTTGGAAGATCTGTCTATAGGGTTATTGAGTTCTTGCAAGGTGCCAATGGAATCCTTATTTCAGATGAGAAGTATCTCTTCTTACTAGACAGCCATCTCGTTGCTCTGGCAGCACTTCACATGATTGTATTTTACACCCCCAGTATGTTATGTTACacagaaaaggaaaacatGAAATCAAGCACTATTCGGACAGATCAGAAGTTTTCCGTTCCTGAAACAGAGCCTGTATCTGTATAA
- the RTA1.3 gene encoding RTA protein: protein MSTNEWKLYNYTPSLWVNLVQAGKYALLLSVSIGLMIFVKIKYNKYLSKQKSNRYLGVMIPFTIGLAMECIGYIGRAMGHSDPQNLGAYILQSLCLLLGPTFMAASIYMLFGEIVKTLDASHLSIIPITKLTKIFVAGDILSLLLQSGGGGLMASSSKADFGEKLVIGGLTVQLIFFGCFMVCVVLFFLKCSRYPTKLANLSSSLSRYMNNWKVHLLSLVIASLLIFARSIYRLLEFVEGRDGKLMSSEEYLFLLDSLFITFAALTLLS, encoded by the coding sequence atgtcTACCAACGAATGGAAACTTTACAACTACACCCCTCTGCTTTGGGTAAACCTAGTACAGGCTGGCAAATATGCTCTTCTACTTTCGGTTCTGATCGGTCTAATGATTTTTGTAAAAATAAAATACAACAAGTATTTGTCAAAACAAAAACTGAATAGATACCTAGGTGTTATGATTCCTTTTACAATTGGCTTGGCTATGGAATGTATTGGCTATATAGGAAGAGCAATGGGCCATTCTGACCCACAAAATTTGGGTGCGTATATCCTTCAGTCTCTCTGTTTGTTACTTGGTCCGACATTCATGGCTGCTTCCATTTATATGCTTTTCGGAGAGATCGTTAAAACCTTAGACGCAAGCCATCTTTCAATTATCCCAATAACGAAGCTCACTAAGATCTTTGTGGCAGGCGATATCCTTTCGTTACTTTTGCAGAGTGGTGGAGGAGGATTGATGGCTCTGAGTTCTAAAGCAGATTTCGGTGAAAAACTTGTCATTGGAGGCTTGACAGTGCAGCtcattttctttggttGCTTTATGGTCTGCGTCgtactcttcttccttaAGTGCTCCCGTTACCCTACTAAGTTGGCAAACTTGTCAAGTTCCTTGAGCAGGTATATGAACAACTGGAAGGTACATCTTTTGCTGTTGGTTATAGCTTCCTTGTTAATCTTTGCTAGATCAATTTATCGTTTacttgaatttgttgaaggaagagacGGAAAGCTAATGTCGTCAGAAGAGTAcctctttcttctcgaTAGTCTTTTTATCACATTCGCCGCTCTTACTTTATTGAGC